AGCTGGGCCGCCGGCTCGCGAAACTGCTGCGCGCCGGCGACCTGGTGATGCTCACCGGGGAGCTGGGCGCCGGCAAGACCACCCTGACCCGCGGCCTCGGCGAGGGGCTGGGCGTGCGCGGCGCGGTCACCTCCCCGACGTTCGTGATCGCCCGCGTGCACCCCTCGCTCGGCGACGGTCCGCCGCTCGTCCACGTGGACGCCTACCGGCTGTCCGGCGGACTGGACGAGATGGAGGACCTGGACCTCGACGTCTCGCTGCCGGACTCGGTGATCGTCGTGGAGTGGGGCGAGGGCAAGGTCGAGGAGCTGACCGACGACCGGCTGCACGTCGTCATCCACCGGGCCGTGGGCGACACGACGGACGAGGTGCGGCACGTGACGCTGACCGGGATCGGCGGGCGCTGGGCCACGGCGGACCTGAACGCGCTGACCGCCTGAGCGCCGGCGGGAGTCCGGACTCCCGGGACCGCGCCGCACGCACGCGCCGTACGGCGGCACACCCCCCGCGGATCGTCACCGACGTCCCGTCGGCATCTTCCCGACGGGACGTCGGGAAGATATTGCGCCGGGGCGGCCGGGCGTGGTCACATGGTATCCCGTTCGTAGTTAGGTCTGCCTAACCACGTCCGCCGCCAGGTCCCAGGAGGCGTCCATGCAGGCTCCGGAACGAGATGAGACGCGGCCGCGCGCGGTGCCCGCGGTGTCCATGCGCGACCTGCTGGCGTCCTGTGCGGCGGCGACGGCGGTCTCCACGCCGCCGCGCGAGCCCCGCCGGCCGGAAGCCGAGCAGCGGGGCGGGCACCGCGAGGCCGCGTGACCGCCGGACCGGCGTTCCCCCTATCGGATGACGACGACCTTCTGGCCGATCGTCGCGAAGTCCCACATCGCGTCCCCGTCGGCGCGGGACGCCCGGATCCCGCCGGCGCGGGTGCGCCGGTCCGGGGGCATGGTGGAGCCGTCCACCGCCGCGCTGAAACCGATCGTCACACCGTCCGCGTCGGCGAAGCGGACCACGTGCTCGATGAGGGCGCCGTCCGTGCCGGTGATCCGGTTCGAGCGTGACGTGACGGCGTAGACGCCGGTCTCCGGGTCCACCGTGCCCGGTGTGACGGCGAAGGTGCGCAGCACCTTGTCGCCCGGGGCCACCAGCCACACCCGGTCGTCGGCCAGCGAGTACACGACCCGCTCGCCCCGGCCCGAGCCGGCCGGCAGCGCCGCCGGGTGCCGCACGTCACGCGGCGCCTTCGACACGGCCGCCGCGGGCTTGCCGGCCCGCGGCTGCGCCAGGTCGGCCGGAACGTTCGCCGACGCCTGGTAGGCGAGGTACCCGACCGTCACCATCGCCGCCGTCGTCAGCCCGGTCACGAACCCGGCACTGCTGCTGGCCACGGGCGCCCACCTCCGTGTCGTATGTCCGAAAGATCCTGATACTTCCGTAACGGTAGGCGACGGTAGCAGCCGGGGAGCGGGGGACCGGGACTTCCGACACGGGTCCCGGGGAGCCGTAGGCTGTTGGCGTGCTCTTGCTCGCTCTGGATACCGCCACCCCCGCCGTCACCGTCGCCCTGCACGACGGCACGGACGTCATCGCCTCGTCCAGCCAGGTGGACGCGCGCCGGCACGGCGAGTTGCTGCTGCCCGCCGTCGACCGGGTGCTCACCGAGGCCGGGCTCGCGCTCGACGCCGTGACCGGCATCGTCGTCGGCACCGGTCCCGGTCCCTACACCGGGCTGCGCGTCGGCCTGATGACCGCCGACACCTTCGGCCTGGCCCTCGGCGTCCCCGTGCACGGCGTGTGCACCCTCGACGGGCTCGCCTACGCCGCCGACCTGGAAGGCCCCTTCGTCGTGGCCACGGACGCCCGCCGCAAGGAGGTCTACTGGGCCAGGTACGCCGACTCCCGCACCCGGGTGACCGGCCCGGCCGTCGACCGGCCCGCCGACATCGCCGCACAGGTCGCCGACCTGCCCGCGGTCGGCGCCGGCGCGCTGCTCTACCCGGACGTCTTCCCCCGCGCGCACGAGCCCGAGCACGTCTCCGCCGCCGCGCTCGCCTCCCTGGCCGCCCGCAGACTGGCCGCCGGTGAGGAACTGCCCGCCCCCCGGCCGCTGTACCTGCGCCGGCCCGACGCCCAGGTCCCCAAGAACTACAAGGTGGTCACCCCCAAGTGACCGGCACCCCGACCCCCCGGCTGCGCGAGATGCGCTGGTGGGACATCGACCCCGTACTCGAACTGGAGCGGGCCCTCTTCCCCGAGGACGCCTGGTCGCGAGGCATGTTCTGGTCCGAACTGGCGCACGCTCGCGGCCCCGAGGCGACCCGGCGGTACCTCGTCGCCGAGGACGGCGGGCAGGACGGCGGCGGCCGGATCGTCGGCTACGCCGGACTCGCCTCCGCCGGTGAGACCGCCGACGTCCAGACCATCGCCGTCGCCCGCGAGCACTGGGGCACCGGCCTCGGCGCCCGGCTGCTGAGCGAACTCCTGCGGGCCGCGACCGCCTTCGAGTGCGCCGAGGTGATGCTGGAGTGCCGCGTGGACAACGTGCGCGCGCAGAAGCTGTACGAGCGCTTCGGCTTCGAGCCCATCGGCTTCCGGCGCGGCTACTACCAGCCCGGCAACGTGGACGCCCTGGTGATGCGCCTGACCACCCTGCCTGACAGCGCCCCCGCCGCCGGCGCCCCCTCCGCACAAGGAACCCAGACCCATGACTGACTCACGCGACGAGCCTCTCGTACTCGGCATCGAGACCTCCTGCGACGAGACCGGTGTCGGCATCGTCCGCGGCACCACGCTGCTCGCCGACGCCGTCGCCTCCAGCGTCGACGAGCACGCCCGCTTCGGCGGTGTCGTCCCCGAGGTCGCCTCCCGCGCCCACCTGGAGGCGATGGTGCCCACCATCGACCGCGCGCTGAAGGAGGCCGGGGTCAGCGCCAGGGACCTCGACGGCATCGCCGTCACCGCCGGTCCCGGCCTCGCGGGCGCCCTGCTGGTCGGCGTGTCCGCGGCCAAGGCCTACGCCTACGCGCTCGGCAAGCCGCTCTACGGCGTCAACCACCTCGCCTCGCACATCTGCGTCGACCAGCTGGAGCACGGCCCGCTGCCCGAGCCGACGATGGCGCTGCTGGTCTCCGGCGGGCACTCCTCGCTGCTGCTGTCCTCCGACATCACCTCCGACGTCCGCCCGATGGGCGCGACCATCGACGACGCGGCCGGCGAGGCCTTCGACAAGATCGCCCGGGTGCTGAACCTGGGCTTCCCCGGCGGCCCGGTCATCGACCGCTACGCCCGCGAGGGCGACCCGGAGGCGATCGCCTTCCCACGCGGGCTCACCGGCCCGCGCGACCCGGCGTACGACTTCTCCTTCTCCGGCCTGAAGACGGCCGTGGCCCGCTGGATCGAGGCCAAGCGGGCCGCCGGCGAGGAGGTGCCGGTGCGCGATGTCGCGGCGTCCTTCCAGGAGGCGGTCGTGGACGTGCTCACCCGCAAGGCCGTGCGCGCCTGCAAGGACGAGGGCGTCGACCACCTGATGATCGGCGGCGGCGTCGCCGCCAACTCCCGGCTGCGGGCCCTCGCCCAGGAGCGCTGCGAGCGGGCCGGCATCCGGCTGCGGGTGCCGCGCCCCAAGCTGTGCACCGACAACGGCGCCATGGTGGCCGCCCTCGGCGCGGAGATGGTCGCCCGGGGCCGGGCCGCCTCCAGCTGGGACCTGTCCGCCGACTCCTCCCTGCCGGTGACCGACCCGCACGTCCCCGGACACCACCACGACCACGTGCACGAGGCCGGCGAGGAGAACCTGTACGCGTGACGGTCGCACTGATGTGGGAGGCGCGGGCGGTGCCCGGCAGGGGCGAGGAACTGCTGGCCTGGGTCCGCGCCCAGGAGCTGGACCCGGCCCCGCTGCGGCGGGAGACCTTCCGCGCCCCGCAGGACCGGGTGCTCGTCATCACCTGGTGGGACGCCGCCTACGACGCCCGGCTGCCCGAACTGCCCGAGCCGGCG
Above is a genomic segment from Streptomyces glaucescens containing:
- the tsaE gene encoding tRNA (adenosine(37)-N6)-threonylcarbamoyltransferase complex ATPase subunit type 1 TsaE, with translation MEAPAAPHDPAEHDPARNGPAVTELTVTSPDQMRELGRRLAKLLRAGDLVMLTGELGAGKTTLTRGLGEGLGVRGAVTSPTFVIARVHPSLGDGPPLVHVDAYRLSGGLDEMEDLDLDVSLPDSVIVVEWGEGKVEELTDDRLHVVIHRAVGDTTDEVRHVTLTGIGGRWATADLNALTA
- a CDS encoding L,D-transpeptidase, translated to MASSSAGFVTGLTTAAMVTVGYLAYQASANVPADLAQPRAGKPAAAVSKAPRDVRHPAALPAGSGRGERVVYSLADDRVWLVAPGDKVLRTFAVTPGTVDPETGVYAVTSRSNRITGTDGALIEHVVRFADADGVTIGFSAAVDGSTMPPDRRTRAGGIRASRADGDAMWDFATIGQKVVVIR
- the tsaB gene encoding tRNA (adenosine(37)-N6)-threonylcarbamoyltransferase complex dimerization subunit type 1 TsaB → MLLLALDTATPAVTVALHDGTDVIASSSQVDARRHGELLLPAVDRVLTEAGLALDAVTGIVVGTGPGPYTGLRVGLMTADTFGLALGVPVHGVCTLDGLAYAADLEGPFVVATDARRKEVYWARYADSRTRVTGPAVDRPADIAAQVADLPAVGAGALLYPDVFPRAHEPEHVSAAALASLAARRLAAGEELPAPRPLYLRRPDAQVPKNYKVVTPK
- the rimI gene encoding ribosomal protein S18-alanine N-acetyltransferase; amino-acid sequence: MRWWDIDPVLELERALFPEDAWSRGMFWSELAHARGPEATRRYLVAEDGGQDGGGRIVGYAGLASAGETADVQTIAVAREHWGTGLGARLLSELLRAATAFECAEVMLECRVDNVRAQKLYERFGFEPIGFRRGYYQPGNVDALVMRLTTLPDSAPAAGAPSAQGTQTHD
- the tsaD gene encoding tRNA (adenosine(37)-N6)-threonylcarbamoyltransferase complex transferase subunit TsaD; this translates as MTDSRDEPLVLGIETSCDETGVGIVRGTTLLADAVASSVDEHARFGGVVPEVASRAHLEAMVPTIDRALKEAGVSARDLDGIAVTAGPGLAGALLVGVSAAKAYAYALGKPLYGVNHLASHICVDQLEHGPLPEPTMALLVSGGHSSLLLSSDITSDVRPMGATIDDAAGEAFDKIARVLNLGFPGGPVIDRYAREGDPEAIAFPRGLTGPRDPAYDFSFSGLKTAVARWIEAKRAAGEEVPVRDVAASFQEAVVDVLTRKAVRACKDEGVDHLMIGGGVAANSRLRALAQERCERAGIRLRVPRPKLCTDNGAMVAALGAEMVARGRAASSWDLSADSSLPVTDPHVPGHHHDHVHEAGEENLYA